From Pseudomonas saponiphila, a single genomic window includes:
- a CDS encoding helix-hairpin-helix domain-containing protein, protein MSDIGGIGAELSQERGTLVEIIYSDPDSPWSICRFKRTDGSTFTAIGDFGMPILYEDFVLQGKFEPDAPNADFNARRFSSMPPSSVESLPGYLSSLAKLSRSVTNKVVGFFGEDVINILDRHPERLTEAGISEADARKLGDIWRDQKADQLAQAKIDIEGIPEDKLTGLQRIIGFTEDLNERLRADPYLLYVHFDDILFATALRLAHRFGVPNASLSAVKGAVVAVLRRDTWAGHSYVEAHPLIAGVMELLNLKREQVRPLIADAVKELAVAGVITVADSKCQLKKIYQAERGLIALLDEWSTFTTEDCDDLVPSNNMAISLLEPLMKGAAAKSLAAGLKTMLSERLALVQCETIEDQFAIARGMTLWMKAYGADLTIATYTSELARELSSQVGDDAPVVTYGALVGLDPTSGVPAFHDKRPVETDVLLLVGADSFGTEELYRTILAMPISGRIYMLGLPRDLPAPTIGQPFETIFEQPKYKTLQASFWLPARSDRRLIANRLWSGALGQTGGEFDPRRPLSWIEAQADLIPEVIPELLKAFADQLGCDPLLDIRTVVPSAKAQSVGGDLTQWLARPIAKAFTSNDTPIAFNGKELFQGLPVVVKQVFCHENHPAFSVFKANSITGEAISLSDSNGQQFDLSVRKRVDVFQGAVVPPKFVRGRIYEVVILVVLKEHHPLISPELLASLINTTKTSLVVIGELDGLEVGFADRKTPRCRTRIPDWIENDVDQVGTQRHAE, encoded by the coding sequence ATGTCGGATATCGGGGGCATTGGAGCTGAGCTTTCGCAGGAGCGTGGCACCTTGGTTGAGATCATCTACAGCGACCCTGACAGCCCGTGGTCGATATGCCGCTTCAAGCGCACTGACGGCAGCACCTTCACCGCCATTGGTGATTTCGGCATGCCAATCCTCTACGAGGACTTTGTGCTGCAAGGCAAGTTCGAACCTGACGCGCCGAATGCCGACTTCAATGCACGTCGCTTCAGCTCCATGCCACCGTCTTCGGTGGAATCCTTGCCAGGGTACCTTTCTTCACTGGCCAAGCTCTCGCGCTCAGTGACGAACAAAGTCGTCGGGTTCTTCGGCGAAGACGTGATCAACATTCTCGACCGCCACCCGGAAAGACTCACTGAGGCGGGGATATCCGAAGCAGACGCCCGAAAGCTTGGTGATATCTGGCGCGATCAGAAGGCGGATCAACTGGCGCAGGCCAAGATCGATATCGAAGGCATACCGGAAGATAAGCTGACGGGCCTACAGCGGATTATCGGGTTTACAGAAGACCTCAATGAGCGCCTCAGAGCTGACCCGTACCTGCTCTACGTCCACTTCGACGACATCCTCTTCGCGACTGCACTTCGCCTGGCTCACCGTTTTGGCGTGCCTAACGCTTCGCTTTCGGCAGTGAAGGGAGCCGTTGTTGCTGTCCTTCGCCGTGACACCTGGGCCGGTCATAGCTACGTCGAGGCCCATCCACTGATCGCCGGCGTGATGGAGTTGCTCAACCTCAAGCGCGAGCAGGTGCGCCCGCTGATTGCTGATGCCGTGAAAGAGCTTGCAGTGGCTGGCGTGATCACCGTGGCTGACAGCAAGTGCCAGTTGAAGAAGATTTACCAAGCAGAGAGAGGCCTGATTGCCCTGCTCGATGAATGGAGCACATTCACGACAGAAGACTGCGACGACCTTGTTCCCTCGAACAACATGGCAATCTCCCTTCTCGAACCCCTGATGAAGGGCGCAGCTGCAAAATCTCTCGCCGCCGGTCTCAAGACGATGCTGAGCGAACGCCTTGCGTTGGTTCAGTGTGAAACCATCGAGGACCAGTTCGCGATTGCCCGCGGCATGACTCTCTGGATGAAGGCTTATGGCGCTGACCTGACGATAGCCACATATACCTCCGAACTGGCCCGAGAGTTGAGCAGCCAGGTCGGCGATGACGCGCCGGTTGTCACCTATGGCGCACTGGTCGGACTAGACCCGACATCAGGGGTTCCTGCATTTCACGACAAGCGCCCAGTCGAAACCGATGTTCTGCTTCTCGTGGGAGCTGATTCCTTCGGTACCGAAGAGCTCTACAGAACCATCCTCGCGATGCCCATAAGCGGCCGCATCTATATGCTGGGCCTCCCCCGCGATTTGCCAGCTCCGACGATTGGCCAACCGTTCGAGACGATCTTCGAGCAGCCCAAGTACAAGACGCTCCAGGCGAGCTTTTGGCTGCCGGCCAGATCGGATAGAAGGCTGATTGCAAACCGTCTTTGGAGTGGTGCACTTGGGCAAACCGGTGGCGAGTTTGACCCACGCCGGCCACTCAGCTGGATTGAGGCCCAAGCCGACCTGATTCCAGAGGTCATCCCAGAGCTGCTCAAGGCATTTGCCGATCAGCTAGGGTGCGACCCATTGCTCGACATTCGAACTGTCGTACCCAGCGCGAAGGCACAGTCAGTCGGTGGCGACCTCACGCAGTGGCTTGCGAGGCCAATCGCCAAGGCATTCACCAGCAACGACACGCCCATTGCCTTCAATGGAAAGGAGCTTTTCCAAGGCTTGCCTGTGGTCGTGAAGCAGGTGTTCTGCCATGAGAACCACCCGGCCTTCTCGGTATTCAAAGCAAATTCGATCACCGGCGAAGCTATCAGCCTTTCTGACAGCAACGGCCAACAGTTTGACCTCTCGGTGCGCAAGCGAGTCGACGTATTCCAGGGCGCTGTTGTCCCTCCGAAATTCGTCCGTGGCCGGATCTATGAAGTGGTCATCCTTGTCGTGCTCAAAGAGCACCACCCGCTTATCAGCCCCGAGCTTCTGGCATCCCTGATCAACACCACGAAAACAAGCCTTGTCGTCATCGGCGAGCTCGATGGGTTGGAAGTTGGTTTTGCCGATCGCAAAACACCTCGATGCCGCACACGCATCCCTGATTGGATTGAAAACGATGTCGATCAAGTCGGTACGCAAAGACACGCTGAATAA
- the istA gene encoding IS21 family transposase, translated as MAAPRVAMRNIKECLRLKFEAGLSHEKIARALQLSKGVVSKYIAAARVAGLDWPALVAMDEAALAAALFAPTSTNKPRGERVLPDVLSIHRELRRKGVTLQLLWEEYLAAHAGQPTYRYTQFVEHYRRYAQTLKRSMRQLHRAGEKLFIDYAGPTLPVVDPATGEVRRAHIFVAALGASNYTYACATPGETQVDWLTSLGQALTYFGGVPEMVVPDNPRALVAQPDRYEPGLNRATLECARHYQTVILPARPRKPQDKAKAEVAVQVVERWIMARLRHRQFFSLHALNQAIAELLEDLNRRPFKRLDGCRRDWFERLDRPALRALPVHPYEVATFKRCKVSIDYHIEVNGSFYSVPSALARQNVDVRLTAHTLEVLHGNRRVASHLLLGRRGAYSTQREHMPAAHQAHREWTPQRLLDWGARIGPYTRQLIDHQLTHKPHPEMGYRACLGLLSLARRYGNARLEAAAERAVHLRAFTGRSVRNLLQQGLDQQPLPQRAAETTLPGDHENVRGADYYQPPQQELFDDAATHPESTAPATPGRHGPRPGRAMDAAGQPQPELR; from the coding sequence ATGGCGGCGCCGCGAGTAGCCATGCGAAACATCAAAGAATGTCTGCGCCTCAAGTTTGAGGCCGGCTTGTCCCACGAGAAGATTGCCCGTGCCTTGCAGCTGTCCAAGGGCGTGGTTAGCAAGTACATCGCGGCGGCGCGGGTGGCCGGGCTGGACTGGCCGGCGCTGGTGGCCATGGACGAGGCCGCGCTGGCGGCCGCCTTGTTTGCACCGACGTCGACGAACAAGCCGCGCGGTGAGCGAGTGCTGCCCGATGTGCTGAGCATCCACCGCGAGTTGCGACGCAAGGGCGTGACCTTGCAGCTGCTGTGGGAGGAATATCTCGCCGCGCATGCGGGCCAGCCGACCTACCGCTACACCCAGTTCGTCGAGCACTACCGGCGCTACGCCCAGACGCTCAAACGTTCGATGCGTCAGCTGCACCGTGCGGGCGAGAAGCTATTCATCGACTATGCCGGGCCGACGCTGCCGGTGGTCGACCCGGCCACCGGCGAAGTGCGCCGGGCGCACATCTTCGTCGCCGCCCTGGGCGCCTCGAATTACACCTATGCCTGCGCGACGCCAGGCGAAACCCAGGTGGACTGGCTGACCTCGCTGGGCCAGGCTCTGACCTACTTTGGCGGCGTGCCGGAAATGGTTGTGCCGGACAATCCGCGCGCCCTGGTCGCCCAGCCGGATCGCTACGAGCCGGGCCTGAACCGGGCCACGCTGGAGTGCGCGCGTCATTACCAGACGGTGATCCTGCCGGCACGGCCACGCAAGCCTCAGGACAAGGCCAAGGCCGAGGTGGCGGTGCAGGTGGTCGAGCGCTGGATCATGGCGCGGCTGCGCCATCGGCAGTTCTTCAGCCTGCATGCGCTTAACCAGGCCATCGCCGAGCTGCTGGAGGATCTGAATCGGCGCCCGTTCAAGCGGCTCGATGGCTGCCGGCGCGACTGGTTCGAGCGCCTGGATCGCCCGGCCTTGCGAGCGCTGCCGGTGCATCCCTACGAGGTCGCCACCTTCAAGCGCTGCAAGGTCAGCATCGACTACCACATCGAGGTCAATGGCAGCTTCTACAGCGTGCCCTCCGCCCTGGCCCGGCAGAACGTGGACGTGCGACTGACGGCACACACCCTGGAAGTGCTGCATGGCAACCGGCGGGTGGCCAGCCACCTGCTGCTGGGGCGACGCGGCGCTTACAGTACCCAGCGCGAGCACATGCCCGCGGCGCACCAGGCGCATCGCGAATGGACGCCACAACGCCTGCTCGACTGGGGCGCGCGGATCGGCCCCTACACGCGCCAACTGATCGATCACCAACTGACCCACAAGCCGCACCCGGAGATGGGCTACCGCGCCTGCCTCGGCCTGCTCTCGCTGGCCCGGCGCTATGGCAATGCACGCCTGGAAGCCGCTGCCGAACGTGCCGTACACCTGCGCGCCTTCACCGGGCGCAGCGTGCGCAACCTGCTCCAGCAAGGCCTGGATCAACAGCCGCTGCCCCAGCGTGCCGCCGAAACGACCTTACCCGGCGACCACGAGAACGTCCGTGGCGCCGACTACTACCAACCCCCGCAACAGGAGCTGTTCGATGATGCCGCAACACACCCTGAATCAACTGCACCAGCTACGCCTGGACGGCATGGCCCGCGCCCTGGAAGAGCAATGGACGCTGCCGGCCAGCCACAGCCTGAGCTTCGATGA
- a CDS encoding type I-F CRISPR-associated endoribonuclease Cas6/Csy4, protein MVVHLTAKAGLPVVVDWPMMKDQRGGFGPVMRLLGEQDAVERCLGCLSPLVTAGLVIKLSGTEPVPADATFTYGYRRSRKADKGSPSHLRRLERRALARGEPSQDISCDWIQARYAVPMQSRTSGQNFHLFIKRVPAASLTEGNPCSYGLGVLIPRFDGRGA, encoded by the coding sequence ATGGTCGTTCACCTGACCGCGAAAGCTGGACTCCCCGTAGTCGTGGACTGGCCGATGATGAAGGATCAACGGGGCGGCTTCGGGCCGGTTATGCGCCTTCTCGGTGAGCAGGACGCAGTTGAGCGCTGCCTGGGCTGTCTCTCTCCGCTGGTTACGGCAGGTCTCGTGATCAAGCTCAGCGGGACTGAGCCAGTGCCAGCTGATGCCACGTTTACCTACGGCTATCGCCGCAGCCGCAAGGCCGACAAGGGCTCTCCCAGCCACCTGCGCCGGCTTGAGCGTCGCGCTCTCGCTCGCGGGGAACCCAGTCAAGACATCAGCTGCGACTGGATTCAAGCGCGGTACGCGGTACCGATGCAAAGCCGAACCTCCGGCCAGAACTTCCACCTTTTCATCAAGCGCGTACCGGCAGCCAGCCTTACTGAAGGCAACCCCTGCTCATACGGGCTGGGTGTGCTTATTCCACGCTTCGACGGACGAGGTGCTTGA
- a CDS encoding TraV family lipoprotein, with translation MRTITALALLALLTGCAQEEPFRNAASIDEIYNAVHGTASRETVSLLREGLRARPELGSNEPYYPIRQPDVVAPVWVVPYADKKTGIKHGGRWDYIVVEEADWAN, from the coding sequence ATGAGAACGATCACTGCCCTTGCCCTGCTCGCCCTTCTGACAGGCTGTGCCCAAGAAGAGCCATTCCGTAATGCTGCATCGATTGACGAGATCTACAACGCAGTCCATGGAACCGCTTCCCGAGAAACGGTCTCGCTACTGCGTGAAGGCCTTCGAGCCCGCCCCGAACTCGGCTCCAATGAACCCTACTACCCGATCCGTCAGCCGGACGTAGTGGCCCCGGTGTGGGTGGTCCCCTACGCGGACAAAAAGACCGGCATCAAGCATGGCGGCCGTTGGGACTACATCGTGGTTGAGGAAGCAGATTGGGCAAACTGA
- a CDS encoding HU family DNA-binding protein: MNKSELIDAVAAKTQQSKSATGETLTALIDVITDAMKSGDSVTLIGFGTFHVKERAAREGRNPSTGKPISIAAAKVPGFKAGKALKDALA, encoded by the coding sequence ATGAACAAGTCCGAACTGATCGATGCCGTCGCGGCCAAGACCCAGCAGAGCAAATCTGCCACTGGCGAGACTCTGACCGCCCTGATCGACGTAATCACCGATGCCATGAAGAGCGGCGATTCCGTCACGCTGATCGGTTTCGGCACCTTCCATGTCAAAGAGCGCGCAGCTCGCGAGGGTCGCAACCCCTCCACCGGCAAGCCGATCTCCATCGCCGCCGCCAAGGTGCCTGGCTTCAAAGCCGGCAAGGCCCTGAAGGACGCTCTGGCGTAA
- a CDS encoding type IV secretory system conjugative DNA transfer family protein produces the protein MSIKSVRKDTLNKELAELNRQRNIAISLPLVGAAVPFLPLPITLAVAAATAFWVLVLDRKQAEAEKPVVWDKSYTEDEIPDCDIRRSTFLGRAMPWSEWKSKIEEINNVEGAATADSVRKTLIEAYPSMIPFMLTDDIMTRHMALLAATGTGKTELLLAIIQQQIRKGAGLILVEAKSDSDLSGAIYAMMKEANRLDELQLINFEFPEVSHTYNPFFYGGTRASISTAMRLQANSKEEFWKDIARYSLTAAILTMKLQPGAPAFHIKDIIALLSDFDILLDMIRSIRESDSPAHADGKEWLHSYLRYWRDEVKEQWNLTQFKNLLGGLVSKLSAFAHSEYSRIVNTYSPDVDIKESILSNKVVVLSMSSLADKDGVELFGKLFIADLARAVGEIQLSKEKPLTMCPAIFDEYPSFMDEGQVSLFQLARSANVPIIIAFQGVGFLENISAPFIEMVLGNCWTHVYCDIRDSKTRKFAIELAGTMVKRFESESTGSSTGQSYGSDQTGALTNDSESASVSTGYKATREEILQPEDFSTLDQGDGIIVAKSGTYRVRMPLVRNDFPSPHFSEMRLVKRPSRSRPGIHAWDRLYEKNRHLLAER, from the coding sequence ATGTCGATCAAGTCGGTACGCAAAGACACGCTGAATAAGGAACTGGCGGAACTCAATCGCCAGCGCAATATCGCAATCAGCTTGCCTCTGGTCGGTGCGGCAGTCCCGTTCCTGCCCCTCCCTATCACCCTGGCCGTTGCCGCCGCCACAGCGTTCTGGGTTCTGGTGCTGGACCGGAAACAGGCGGAAGCCGAGAAGCCGGTCGTTTGGGACAAGTCCTACACAGAGGACGAGATCCCCGACTGCGACATTCGCCGCTCAACCTTTCTTGGGCGTGCTATGCCCTGGTCTGAGTGGAAATCCAAGATCGAGGAAATCAACAACGTAGAGGGTGCCGCAACGGCCGACTCCGTGCGCAAGACCCTCATTGAGGCGTATCCGAGCATGATCCCCTTCATGCTCACCGACGACATCATGACGCGGCATATGGCGCTTCTGGCTGCCACGGGTACCGGTAAGACCGAGCTGCTGTTGGCGATCATCCAACAGCAGATTCGCAAGGGTGCCGGCCTAATTTTGGTCGAAGCAAAATCAGACTCCGACCTTTCAGGTGCCATCTACGCGATGATGAAGGAAGCGAATCGGCTGGACGAACTCCAGCTGATCAACTTCGAGTTCCCCGAGGTATCACACACCTACAACCCGTTCTTCTACGGCGGCACGCGGGCCTCGATCTCGACGGCAATGCGCCTACAGGCCAACTCCAAAGAAGAATTCTGGAAGGACATCGCCCGCTATTCCCTGACTGCGGCGATCCTCACTATGAAGCTTCAGCCAGGCGCTCCGGCTTTCCACATCAAGGACATCATCGCGCTGCTGTCTGATTTCGACATTCTTCTGGACATGATCAGAAGCATCCGCGAATCCGACTCACCAGCTCATGCTGACGGCAAGGAATGGTTGCACTCGTACTTGCGCTACTGGCGTGACGAGGTGAAGGAGCAGTGGAACCTAACCCAGTTCAAGAACCTGCTGGGCGGTCTGGTTTCCAAGCTCTCGGCGTTCGCACACTCCGAATACTCGCGGATCGTGAATACCTACAGCCCAGATGTAGACATCAAGGAATCGATCCTCTCCAACAAAGTCGTCGTGCTGTCGATGTCATCTCTGGCTGACAAGGACGGCGTGGAGTTGTTCGGCAAGCTTTTCATTGCTGACCTGGCCCGAGCAGTCGGTGAAATCCAGCTCTCCAAAGAGAAGCCACTGACCATGTGCCCGGCTATCTTCGACGAATACCCGAGCTTCATGGACGAGGGCCAGGTATCGCTGTTCCAGCTCGCTCGAAGCGCAAACGTGCCGATTATCATCGCGTTCCAGGGCGTGGGCTTCCTGGAGAACATTTCAGCCCCCTTCATTGAGATGGTGCTGGGCAACTGCTGGACCCACGTGTACTGCGACATCCGCGATTCCAAGACACGGAAATTCGCCATTGAGCTCGCCGGCACAATGGTCAAACGGTTTGAGTCGGAGTCCACAGGCTCAAGCACGGGGCAAAGCTATGGATCAGACCAGACAGGTGCACTCACCAATGACAGTGAAAGCGCCAGCGTCTCGACCGGATACAAGGCAACGCGAGAGGAAATCCTGCAACCGGAGGACTTCTCCACTCTGGACCAGGGCGACGGGATCATTGTCGCCAAATCCGGCACCTACCGCGTCCGTATGCCACTGGTTCGTAACGACTTCCCATCACCGCACTTCTCCGAGATGCGCCTAGTGAAGAGGCCTTCGCGATCACGCCCAGGCATTCACGCTTGGGACAGGCTTTATGAGAAGAACCGCCATTTGCTTGCAGAACGATAG
- a CDS encoding TraE/TraK family type IV conjugative transfer system protein encodes MKNTHPEVPLKFFNLLGASELRSNRAVVTLIAVSVVLGLVIYQLAKMNMDLQETNRTLQNERVMYGFPTAEGVFVSSKQIPETHMKGFASVFVDNYFNFTPESAHTNAEEALRMMSSRLRALQEDKLKTLSKQAFEQQITQVFAKTGEYKIEPYKNLGYVLSFPAKRHRVTLNDVYDKRTYVVKLLIKPVKPSKHFEWAVVVDDFQIEETNQ; translated from the coding sequence ATGAAAAATACGCATCCGGAAGTCCCTCTCAAATTCTTCAACCTCCTTGGTGCGAGCGAACTTCGCTCTAACCGAGCAGTTGTGACTTTGATTGCCGTCTCTGTGGTTCTGGGCCTCGTGATTTACCAGCTCGCCAAGATGAATATGGATCTGCAAGAGACCAACAGGACTCTGCAAAACGAAAGGGTCATGTACGGTTTCCCAACGGCGGAAGGCGTATTTGTTAGCTCCAAGCAAATCCCCGAAACGCACATGAAGGGGTTTGCAAGCGTCTTCGTGGACAACTACTTCAACTTCACACCCGAGTCTGCGCATACCAATGCCGAAGAAGCACTGCGGATGATGTCGAGTCGCCTGCGAGCCTTGCAGGAGGACAAGCTAAAGACACTTTCAAAGCAGGCATTTGAGCAGCAGATCACCCAGGTATTTGCTAAAACGGGCGAGTACAAGATCGAGCCCTACAAGAACCTTGGTTACGTTCTGTCTTTTCCAGCGAAGCGACATCGCGTGACGCTGAACGATGTGTACGACAAGCGCACATACGTCGTGAAGTTGCTGATCAAACCAGTGAAGCCTTCCAAGCATTTTGAATGGGCCGTCGTTGTCGACGACTTCCAGATTGAGGAAACAAATCAGTGA
- a CDS encoding ATP-dependent DNA helicase, which produces MDDLEKRLLHVVDSVLGPNGRMVRGRSGDGEKRTYRYNSKQHEFAKVAARGFCRYDEAEKAAAVNMLQGATGTGKTLGYLVPAFAYAALTGERVIVSTFTKALQQQIINNDAPRAQRWVNDELGVIVRYARRVGRSNYLSLSSCLNLKSMLDSKDDDDVKAFVNDLTEWLKRDHHTLPTVEDYLSEVGNGCQLPAGLDAKSLCLCADSPTEEIEAYELALEESHNADVLIVNHALVMLDASRWTKILNPSRPASILICDEADRMTDAAESVLGADVSMHRFNGLTQSVADAFNLPDITGCVGNLYSAVQSIDPGTAKMAALNENIAKRIDGVLSALEPHVAKFAGMLSSPQGELEDHSKALLADFCDSYNDLANVQKASRSKGNTSIISWSPVRHFPSLRVGHPEPARIITRMLAPMQWDGEDNEDVMPPRSYLRAALFTSATLATPGRSLPIAFDAFADSIGVVRHCKRGMTRPIHNVTADLYRIFDAPPDFGEMFFVLPAPNAPLPTGLAAEDEDYATASNPAWLDYAAAMVREAAAGDGKTLVLTLSHADTQAIGERLKDLDGLIVAKPGDNMSMLKQQYQSRDNAVMITPGGWEGLDLPGEVQNLVITRLPFGSINSFRLSLKEAVLRHRGYSDDKIQSIKFAELNADARRRLVQGLGRGIRQRSDRVEVWIGDPRFPYPASFATALDDVLMIRRPRVLKAFSGCIPERFEDSFNASRIFLTDGSLHTAELV; this is translated from the coding sequence ATGGACGATCTTGAGAAGAGACTGCTGCACGTCGTCGACAGCGTGCTGGGACCGAACGGCAGAATGGTGCGCGGCCGGTCTGGTGACGGCGAAAAACGCACTTATCGCTACAACAGCAAGCAACACGAGTTCGCGAAGGTCGCCGCCCGCGGCTTCTGCCGATACGACGAAGCCGAGAAAGCTGCTGCGGTGAACATGCTGCAAGGCGCTACCGGTACGGGCAAGACGCTTGGCTACCTGGTGCCCGCTTTTGCTTACGCCGCGCTTACCGGCGAGCGCGTGATCGTTTCTACCTTCACGAAGGCATTGCAGCAGCAGATCATCAACAATGATGCGCCTCGTGCGCAGCGCTGGGTGAATGACGAGCTGGGTGTAATAGTTCGCTATGCGCGCCGTGTCGGCCGGAGCAACTACCTTTCGCTGTCGTCGTGCCTCAACCTAAAAAGCATGCTCGACAGTAAAGATGACGACGATGTAAAGGCATTCGTCAATGACCTGACTGAATGGCTGAAACGCGATCATCACACCCTGCCGACAGTCGAAGATTACCTTTCAGAAGTGGGCAATGGCTGTCAGCTGCCTGCCGGCCTGGATGCCAAGTCGCTCTGCCTGTGCGCCGACTCACCGACTGAGGAAATCGAGGCTTACGAGCTGGCTCTCGAAGAAAGCCACAACGCAGACGTTCTGATCGTCAACCACGCACTCGTAATGCTTGACGCCTCGCGCTGGACGAAGATCCTCAACCCGTCGCGCCCGGCGAGCATCCTGATCTGCGACGAGGCTGACCGGATGACGGATGCTGCGGAGTCGGTGCTGGGCGCTGACGTTTCGATGCACCGCTTCAATGGGCTGACCCAATCCGTTGCCGACGCTTTCAACCTGCCCGATATAACTGGCTGCGTCGGAAACCTCTACTCGGCGGTCCAATCTATTGATCCAGGGACCGCGAAGATGGCCGCGCTCAACGAAAATATCGCGAAGCGCATCGATGGTGTTTTGTCCGCTCTTGAGCCGCACGTCGCCAAGTTTGCCGGCATGCTTTCCTCTCCACAGGGCGAGCTAGAAGACCACTCGAAGGCGCTGCTTGCTGATTTCTGCGACAGCTATAACGATCTGGCCAATGTGCAGAAAGCAAGCCGGTCGAAAGGCAATACAAGCATCATCAGCTGGTCGCCTGTCCGGCATTTCCCTTCACTGCGCGTTGGCCATCCAGAGCCCGCGCGAATCATCACGCGCATGCTCGCCCCTATGCAGTGGGATGGCGAAGACAATGAAGACGTGATGCCGCCACGCAGTTACCTGAGAGCTGCGCTGTTCACTTCGGCGACACTCGCGACTCCAGGCAGAAGCTTGCCAATCGCTTTCGACGCTTTTGCCGATTCGATCGGCGTGGTGCGCCATTGCAAACGTGGCATGACTCGCCCGATTCACAACGTCACTGCTGATCTTTACCGGATCTTCGATGCGCCGCCTGACTTCGGTGAGATGTTCTTTGTGCTGCCAGCGCCGAACGCCCCCCTCCCGACAGGGCTGGCCGCAGAAGATGAGGATTACGCCACCGCCTCCAACCCCGCTTGGCTCGATTACGCCGCAGCAATGGTTCGTGAAGCTGCCGCCGGCGACGGGAAAACCTTGGTCCTGACATTGAGCCACGCCGACACGCAAGCCATCGGCGAAAGGCTCAAAGACCTCGACGGCCTGATTGTTGCCAAACCAGGTGACAACATGAGCATGCTCAAGCAGCAATATCAGTCGCGCGATAACGCCGTCATGATTACGCCAGGCGGCTGGGAAGGCCTCGACCTGCCCGGTGAAGTTCAGAATCTGGTGATCACCCGGCTCCCGTTCGGCTCGATCAACAGCTTCCGCCTGAGCCTCAAAGAAGCGGTGCTGCGCCATCGTGGCTACAGCGATGACAAGATCCAGAGCATCAAATTCGCAGAGCTAAACGCTGACGCCCGTCGTCGCCTTGTGCAAGGTCTGGGTCGTGGTATTCGCCAGCGAAGCGACCGGGTTGAAGTTTGGATCGGTGACCCCCGCTTCCCCTACCCCGCGTCGTTCGCGACGGCACTTGATGACGTGCTGATGATTCGTCGGCCGCGGGTGCTCAAAGCATTCTCCGGTTGCATCCCCGAGCGCTTTGAAGACAGCTTCAATGCCTCCCGGATATTCCTCACGGACGGGTCACTTCACACTGCGGAGCTGGTCTGA
- the istB gene encoding IS21-like element IS1474 family helper ATPase IstB, with protein sequence MMPQHTLNQLHQLRLDGMARALEEQWTLPASHSLSFDERLGLLLDRELAWRDNQRLVRLRKKAKLKYANACLEDLDRRTGRALDERLIATLASGDWIRQQHNLLLTGPTGAGKTWLACALGNQACRQGYSTLYLRTPRLLEQLRIAHGDGSFGRTLQQLAKVDVLVLDDWALAPLEEGARHDLLEVIDDRAGSRSTILTSQLPIEHWHGWINDPTLADAILDRLVHNAYRLTMKGESLRRKKAEEQAAS encoded by the coding sequence ATGATGCCGCAACACACCCTGAATCAACTGCACCAGCTACGCCTGGACGGCATGGCCCGCGCCCTGGAAGAGCAATGGACGCTGCCGGCCAGCCACAGCCTGAGCTTCGATGAACGCCTCGGCCTACTGCTCGACCGCGAACTGGCCTGGCGTGACAACCAGCGCCTGGTACGGCTGCGCAAGAAGGCCAAGCTCAAGTACGCCAACGCCTGCCTGGAAGATCTCGACCGCCGCACCGGACGCGCCCTGGACGAGCGTCTGATCGCCACCCTGGCCAGTGGCGACTGGATCCGCCAGCAGCACAACCTGCTGCTGACCGGCCCGACCGGTGCCGGCAAAACCTGGCTGGCCTGCGCCCTGGGCAACCAGGCCTGCCGCCAGGGCTATAGCACCCTGTACCTGCGCACCCCGCGCCTGCTGGAACAACTGCGCATCGCTCATGGCGACGGCAGCTTCGGCCGTACCCTGCAACAGCTGGCAAAGGTCGACGTCCTGGTGCTGGACGACTGGGCGCTAGCCCCGCTGGAGGAAGGAGCCCGGCATGACCTGCTGGAGGTGATCGACGACCGCGCTGGCAGCCGCTCCACCATCCTGACGAGCCAACTGCCCATCGAGCACTGGCACGGCTGGATCAACGACCCGACCCTGGCCGATGCCATCCTCGACCGCCTGGTGCACAACGCCTACCGACTGACGATGAAAGGCGAGTCGCTGCGCCGAAAAAAAGCCGAGGAACAAGCCGCATCGTGA